The Populus trichocarpa isolate Nisqually-1 chromosome 2, P.trichocarpa_v4.1, whole genome shotgun sequence genome has a window encoding:
- the LOC7479985 gene encoding cytochrome P450 94A1, giving the protein MSITELLASISLLLLPIFFYLTKSSKSKASSISYPNAPKSYPLIGSSLAIFANKSRRIQWISDLIQNSPSATVVLHRFFLDDSHILTGNPANVQHMLKTQFHNYEKGSKTRRILFDFLGNGIFNINGDSWKFQRKVSSNEFNAKSLRKFVETVVDAELSQRLIPILSTAAANNAVLDLQDILQRFAFDNICKIAFGYDPAYLLPDLPEAEFAKTFDDAVNISSQRFNSVFPYLWKIKKFLNIGSEKRLKEASSQLRQFAKNIIKEKKQELSNKSSLESVDLLSRFLSSGHSDEDFVTDIVISFILAGRDTTSAALTWYFWLLSQNQEVEKEVLREIKEKSESPVYEEVKDMVYTHASLCESMRLYPPVPIDSKVAKHDDVLPDGTVVKKGSRVCYHPYAMGRLEVLWGSDWEKFKPERWLESAADGANKNGKWSFVGRDPYTYPVFQAGPRICLGKDMAFLQMKRVVAGILRRFKVVPVADDGFEPVFIADLTSKMKGGFPVRFKERSD; this is encoded by the coding sequence ATGTCTATTACCGAGCTCTTAGCATCGATTTCCCTTTTACTACTCCCAATCTTCTTCTATCTCACCAAAAGTTCCAAGTCCAAAGCATCATCAATATCATATCCCAATGCCCCGAAATCATACCCACTAATTGGATCCTCTTTAGCCATCTTTGCCAATAAAAGCCGACGCATCCAATGGATATCAGATCTTATCCAAAACTCCCCCTCTGCCACTGTTGTTCTCCACCGTTTCTTCTTGGACGATAGCCATATTCTTACAGGAAATCCAGCAAATGTCCAACACATGCTTAAAACCCAGTTTCACAACTATGAGAAAGGTAGCAAAACTCGTCGGATTCTCTTCGATTTTCTTGGAAACGGTATCTTTAACATTAATGGCGATTCTTGGAAGTTTCAAAGGAAAGTTTCCAGCAATGAATTCAACGCCAAATCACTGCGTAAATTCGTCGAGACCGTTGTCGATGCCGAACTCTCTCAACGCTTGATCCCGATTCTCTCCACGGCTGCTGCTAATAATGCAGTTCTTGATTTGCAAGACATACTTCAAAGATTCGCTTTTGACAACATATGCAAGATCGCTTTCGGGTACGACCCTGCATACTTGCTGCCTGATCTCCCTGAAGCCGAATTTGCAAAAACTTTCGATGACGCTGTCAATATAAGCAGCCAGAGGTTCAATTCAGTGTTCCCCTATCTTTGGAAGATTAAAAAGTTCTTGAATATTGGATCAGAGAAACGCCTCAAAGAAGCATCCTCTCAACTACGTCAGTTCGCCAAAAAcatcatcaaagaaaagaagcaagaaCTCAGCAATAAATCATCACTCGAATCAGTCGATCTCTTATCCCGGTTCTTGAGCTCTGGCCATTCTGATGAAGACTTTGTCACTGATATTGTCATCAGTTTTATACTAGCTGGCCGGGACACGACTTCTGCTGCCTTAACATGGTATTTCTGGCTACTCTCTCAGAACCAAGAAGTGGAGAAGGAAGTACTTagggaaataaaagagaaatcgGAGAGTCCAGTTTATGAAGAAGTTAAGGACATGGTTTACACACATGCTTCTTTGTGTGAGAGCATGAGGCTGTACCCTCCTGTCCCAATAGATAGCAAGGTTGCAAAGCACGACGATGTTTTGCCTGATGGGACTGTGGTTAAGAAGGGTTCGAGAGTGTGTTACCATCCCTACGCAATGGGGAGGCTCGAGGTTTTGTGGGGTTCAGATTGGGAAAAGTTCAAGCCAGAGAGATGGCTGGAGAGTGCTGCCGATGGAGCTAATAAGAATGGGAAGTGGAGTTTTGTGGGGAGGGACCCGTATACCTACCCTGTTTTTCAGGCTGGGCCAAGGATTTGTTTGGGTAAGGACATGGCTTTCTTGCAAATGAAGAGGGTGGTTGCCGGGATCTTACGGAGGTTTAAGGTTGTACCAGTGGCAGATGATGGTTTTGAGCCCGTGTTTATTGCTGATTTGACGAGCAAGATGAAGGGTGGTTTTCCCGTGAGGTTCAAAGAGAGATCTGATTAA
- the LOC7479987 gene encoding LOW QUALITY PROTEIN: probable myosin-binding protein 4 (The sequence of the model RefSeq protein was modified relative to this genomic sequence to represent the inferred CDS: inserted 2 bases in 1 codon), which yields MAATGTSFIKVQRNLQRFTTVLQSAACEWFLLFWLLIDAVLSYLLTKFASYCGLQIPCMFCSRLDHFLGNEKPGFYKKLICSNHRSEISSLISCHIHGKLADGYGMCEECLLSSTMKSVPSPDINRLLMGKFGFDIGAPGFQNSLQNRELVSGSVGTRMCSCCKRSRQTSNRIAQLKSPRSGMTKPNIPLARHLTHRENVRKKRKKFPGSVTSHRLVRCDYNPRSHVGYAELKFTFDSDSEFPFFGDDEGSSIGNKMKELKEESTVPPKTLTDGISSEKMTHHSLRSLASDVDLNRQQADHENCPSALPELISLDGCPTSSVMEATSGVSSVRSELKFPFFQNYNLSALSDLMSLVVPSSFSAVEGPLEASERNSDYTGTGDRRYIAINKHKEISKLTTSIRGGDQVATEVPSINSCNVDLIDVWKPAANSEEGEAHTFMAEKGTANEHERVDENLELPTENVFAEVPDLSLNNKINGVEGRGDELEMNDALGPNGVQTLQTERAESSGLESLDGSFVSDIEGESIVDRLKRQMEHDKRRISALYEELEEERSASAIAANQAMAMINRLQEEKAALHMEALQYLRMMEEQAEHDVEALEKANDLLAEREKQMQDLEAEIDFLQLNTPDEPMAETIHVKSYDLKEKNMSLENTSKGDDDTNVTCSSSFREVLNDSEKPATVKSFLSEYDDEQLLISQRLKGLERKLHQFASHGASQFVSNGDYSEEAHGALNEGESLDYEGSRTNDQTKEDSLSTQKDSPVSNRSLPAHETSSALIAKDQDVXNESNHPVFNGQKPSEQHNEIDLVVLEKEISDLNGRLEALEFDKNFLEHAFNSLQSGKEGLQFVQEIAHHLQKSRKMGMRNSDQSVP from the exons ATGGCTGCAACTGGCACTTCATTTATTAAAGTACAGAGGAATCTGCAGAGGTTCACAACAGTTCTACAATCTGCAGCTTGTGAATGGTTTTTGCTCTTTTGGCTGCTTATTGATGCTGTACTCTCGTATCTGCTAACAAAATTTGCAAGTTATTGCGGATTGCAAATACCTTGCATGTTTTGTTCCAGGCTCGATCATTTTCTGGGAAATGAAAAACctggattttataaaaaattaatttgcagCAACCATAGATCTGAAATATCATCCTTGATTTCTTGTCACATTCATGGGAAGCTTGCTGATGGCTACGGTATGTGTGAGGAATGCCTATTGTCATCCACTATGAAAAGCGTACCAAGCCCAGACATAAACAGGCTGTTGATGGGTAAGTTTGGGTTTGATATTGGTGCTCCTGGTTTCCAGAACTCATTGCAGAACAGGGAGCTTGTTTCTGGTTCTGTTGGTACGAGGATGTGCTCATGTTGCAAGAGATCAAGACAAACTTCCAACAGAATAGCCCAACTGAAATCACCTAGGAGTGGGATGACTAAGCCCAATATTCCTTTGGCCCGTCATCTGACCCACCGTGAAAATGtaaggaaaaagagaaagaaatttcCTGGGTCTGTAACATCTCACCGTCTTGTAAGGTGTGATTACAATCCCCGCTCTCATGTAGGATACGCTGAGCTCAAGTTCACTTTTGATTCTGATTCTGAATTTCCATTTTTTGGTGATGATGAAGGCAGTAGTATTGGTAACAAAATGAAAGAGCTGAAGGAAGAGTCCACAGTTCCACCCAAAACACTGACTGATGGTATAAGCTCAGAGAAGATGACGCATCATTCCTTGAGAAGCTTGGCTTCTGATGTTGATCTGAACCGGCAGCAAGCTGATCATGAAAACTGTCCTTCTGCACTACCTGAGCTTATTTCTTTAGATGGTTGTCCTACATCCAGTGTAATGGAGGCTACTTCTGGAGTGTCATCAGTGAGAAGTGAGCTCAAGTTTCCTTTCTTTCAGAACTACAATCTTTCTGCACTCTCTGATCTCATGTCACTCGTAGTTCCCTCATCATTTAGTGCTGTTGAAGGTCCTCTGGAAGCATCAGAAAGGAATT CAGACTACACTGGAACAGGTGACAGGCGATACATAGCCATCAACAAGCACAAGGAAATTTCCAAATTAACTACGTCAATCAGAGGAGGTGATCAGGTTGCTACTGAAGTACCTTCCATAAATTCATGTAATGTGGATCTGATTGATGTGTGGAAGCCTGCTGCCAATAGCGAGGAAGGAGAAGCTCACACTTTTATGGCAGAAAAAGGGACTGCGAATGAACATGAAAGAGTTGATGAAAATTTGGAGTTGCCAACAGAAAATGTTTTCGCTGAAGTGCCTGATTTatcattgaataataaaatcaatgggGTGGAAGGTCGTGGGGATGAATTGGAGATGAATGATGCTTTGGGGCCTAATGGAGTTCAGACGCTCCAGACTGAAAGAGCTGAATCATCTGGTCTTGAATCTCTCGATGGAAGCTTTGTCAGTGACATTGAAGGTGAAAGTATTGTTGATCGGTTAAAGCGACAAATGGAGCATGATAAAAGACGCATAAGCGCTTTGTATGAggaattagaagaagaaagaagtgcTTCTGCGATTGCTGCAAATCAGGCAATGGCCATGATCAATAGGCTGCAAGAGGAGAAGGCAGCACTTCATATGGAGGCCCTGCAGTACCTAAGAATGATGGAAGAGCAAGCAGAGCATGACGTAGAGGCCCTTGAGAAAGCTAATGATCTTCTGGCTGAGAGGGAGAAACAAATGCAGGACTTGGAAGCAGAGATAGATTTTTTGCAATTAAACACCCCCGATGAACCAATGGCGGAGACAATTCATGTAAAAAGTTACGATCTGAAGGAGAAAAATATGAGTTTAGAGAATACTTCCAAAGGCGATGATGATACCAATGTTACTTGTAGCTCATCGTTTAGGGAGGTCTTGAATGACAGTGAAAAACCTGCTACTGTCAAATCTTTCTTGTCAGAATATGATGATGAACAGTTGCTCATTTCACAACGTTTGAAGGGTTTGGAGAGGAAACTTCATCAATTTGCATCTCATGGGGCTTCACAATTCGTGTCTAATGGTGATTATTCCGAGGAAGCTCATGGAGCTCTCAACGAGGGAGAATCTCTTGACTATGAGGGGAGCCGAACAAATGATCAGACAAAGGAGGATAGTTTGTCAACGCAAAAGGATTCACCTGTATCTAATAGAAGCCTCCCTGCCCATGAAACGTCCAGCGCTTTAATTGCCAAAGATCAAGATGT TAACGAAAGTAATCATCCAGTTTTCAATGGACAAAAACCCTCCGAGCAACATAACGAGATTGATTTGGTTGTTCTTGAAAAGGAGATATCAGACCTTAATGGGAGATTGGAAGCACTTGAATTTGATAAGAATTTTCTGGAGCATGCTTTCAATTCTCTTCAATCTGGAAAAGAGGGACTGCAGTTTGTTCAAGAAATAGCTCATCATCTGCAAAAATCGCGGAAAATGGGGATGAGAAATAGTGACCAATCTGTTCCTTGA
- the LOC7471992 gene encoding iron-sulfur protein required for NADH dehydrogenase, mitochondrial isoform X2 — protein MKGFLGSLCRLGGIRGYSGTFKRSQLRLEGVKDVIAVASGKGGVGKSTTAVNLAVALAKNCQLKVGLLDADVYGPSVPMMMKIDRKPDITEDKKMIPIENYGVKCMSMGFLVEKDAPIVWRGPMVMSALAKMTRGVDWGNLDILVVDMPPGTGDAQLTMTQNLQLSGALIVSTPQDIALMDARRGANMFSKVDVPILGFVENMSFFKCPHCGEPSFIFGKEGTRNAAASMGYKLIDTIGSRH, from the exons ATGAAGGGATTCTTGGGATCTTTATGT AGGCTTGGAGGTATTAGAGGCTACTCAGGGACGTTTAAGAGATCACAGTTGCGGCTTGAAGGGGTTAAGGATGTTATTGCTGTTGCTTCTGGTAAAGGTGGCGTTGGAAAATCCACCACTGCtg TTAATTTGGCAGTTGCACTTGCTAAGAATTGCCAACTAAAGGTGGGCCTGCTTGATGCTGATGTTTATGGACCATCTGTTCCTATGATGATGAAGATTGACAGGAAGCCAGATATTACTGAAG ATAAAAAGATGATTCCAATTGAGAACTATGGAGTTAAGTGCATGTCAATGGGATTTCTTGTTGAGAAGGATGCCCCTATTGTATGGAGAGGTCCCATG GTGATGAGTGCTCTTGCCAAAATGACTAGGGGAGTTGATTGGGGAAATCTTGACATTCTTGTGGTGGATATGCCCCCTGGCACTGGCGATGCACAACTAACCATGACTCAAAATCTGCAGCTCTCTG GTGCATTGATTGTTTCAACTCCACAAGATATTGCTTTGATGGATGCACGTCGAGGAGCTAATATGTTCTCTAAAGTTGATGTTCCT ATTTTGGGATTTGTAGAGAACATGAGTTTCTTCAAATGCCCACATTGTGGTGAGCCTTCATTCATTTTTGGGAAAGAAGGAACTAGAAATGCAGCTGCTTCAATGGGTTACAAATTAATCG ATACCATTGGAAGTAGACATTAG
- the LOC7471992 gene encoding iron-sulfur protein required for NADH dehydrogenase, mitochondrial isoform X1: MKGFLGSLCRLGGIRGYSGTFKRSQLRLEGVKDVIAVASGKGGVGKSTTAVNLAVALAKNCQLKVGLLDADVYGPSVPMMMKIDRKPDITEDKKMIPIENYGVKCMSMGFLVEKDAPIVWRGPMVMSALAKMTRGVDWGNLDILVVDMPPGTGDAQLTMTQNLQLSGALIVSTPQDIALMDARRGANMFSKVDVPILGFVENMSFFKCPHCGEPSFIFGKEGTRNAAASMGYKLIGEIPLEVDIRKGSDEGVPVVISAPDSVISKAYGDTAQNVVSKLEELAKEQTLHPEINL; encoded by the exons ATGAAGGGATTCTTGGGATCTTTATGT AGGCTTGGAGGTATTAGAGGCTACTCAGGGACGTTTAAGAGATCACAGTTGCGGCTTGAAGGGGTTAAGGATGTTATTGCTGTTGCTTCTGGTAAAGGTGGCGTTGGAAAATCCACCACTGCtg TTAATTTGGCAGTTGCACTTGCTAAGAATTGCCAACTAAAGGTGGGCCTGCTTGATGCTGATGTTTATGGACCATCTGTTCCTATGATGATGAAGATTGACAGGAAGCCAGATATTACTGAAG ATAAAAAGATGATTCCAATTGAGAACTATGGAGTTAAGTGCATGTCAATGGGATTTCTTGTTGAGAAGGATGCCCCTATTGTATGGAGAGGTCCCATG GTGATGAGTGCTCTTGCCAAAATGACTAGGGGAGTTGATTGGGGAAATCTTGACATTCTTGTGGTGGATATGCCCCCTGGCACTGGCGATGCACAACTAACCATGACTCAAAATCTGCAGCTCTCTG GTGCATTGATTGTTTCAACTCCACAAGATATTGCTTTGATGGATGCACGTCGAGGAGCTAATATGTTCTCTAAAGTTGATGTTCCT ATTTTGGGATTTGTAGAGAACATGAGTTTCTTCAAATGCCCACATTGTGGTGAGCCTTCATTCATTTTTGGGAAAGAAGGAACTAGAAATGCAGCTGCTTCAATGGGTTACAAATTAATCGGTGAG ATACCATTGGAAGTAGACATTAGAAAAGGTTCCGATGAAGGTGTCCCTGTTGTAATTTCAGCACCTGATTCTGTGATCTCCAAAGCATATGGTGATACAGCACAAAATGTTGTCAGCAAACTTGAGGAATTGGCGAAGGAACAAACTCTCCACCCAGAGATTAATCTGTAA
- the LOC7479988 gene encoding fructokinase-1, whose product MHHCTVTLESPLPYHAPSSHPIFSPPLHPRHFILPFSPPNTGGLHHHHHSVFTCKGIQLSVPSHGSASLVPFNGNGAAIHDWKLRSVGLKSIDVATLGNLCVDIVLNVPKLPPRSREARFAYMQELSKSPPDRKYWEAGGNCNMAIAAARLGLHCATIGHVGDEIYGQFLLDVLREERISMVGMSEDDDIVDSSSASYETLLCWVLVDPLQRHGFCSRADFSKEPAFSWMSKLSGEVKVAIKQSKILFCNGFGFDELSPGLIMLALDYAVDVGTSIFFDPGPRGKSLMTGSPEERQALRHFLKMSDVLLLTSDEAESLTGIGNPILAGKELLKNGIRTKWVIVKMGSKGSILVTMSSISCALAFKVNVIDTVGCGDSFVAAIAFGYIHNMPLVHTLAIANAVGAATAMGCGAGRNVATLDKVTELMRASDINEDDEFWSELVKDLNTEEITFLSKMVINGRNSQVNHIALQKVVSELLPKLENSWLEGKVAS is encoded by the exons ATGCATCACTGCACTGTAACCCTCGAATCTCCACTCCCTTACCATGCACCCTCTTCTCACCCGATCTTCTCTCCCCCTCTTCACCCTAGACATTTTATCCTCCCTTTTTCCCCTCCAAACACTGGAGGactccatcaccaccaccactccgTTTTCACCTGCAAAGGAATCCAACTTTCCGTCCCCAGTCATGGTTCGGCCTCGCTTGTCCCTTTTAACGGTAACGGTGCTGCTATTCATGACTGGAAATTAAGGAGTGTTGGTCTGAAAAGTATTGATGTTGCCACTCTGGGAAATCTGTGTGTTGATATTGTTCTTAATGTTCCAAAATTGCCCCCTCGTTCTCGTGAGGCTCGTTTTGCTTATATGCAAGAGCTGTCCAAGTCTCCACCTGATAGG AAATACTGGGAAGCTGGCGGTAACTGCAATATGGCTATAGCAGCTGCAAGATTGGGACTTCATTGCGCCACGATTGGTCATGTGGGTGATGAAATATATGGGCAGTTTTTGCTAGATGTGCTTCGCGAGGAGAGGATTAGCATGGTTGGTATGagtgaagatgatgatattgtTGATAGTTCTAGTGCCTCGTATGAGACCCTTTTGTGCTGGGTTCTTGTTGACCCTTTGCAAAGACATGGATTTTGTAG TCGAGCAGATTTCTCTAAGGAGCCTGCTTTTAGCTGGATGAGTAAATTATCAGGAGAAGTAAAGGTGGCTATTAAGCAGTCAAAGATCCTGTTCTGCAATGGTTTTGGCTTTGATGAGCTCTCCCCAGGTCTGATAATGTTAGCTCTAGATTATGCCGTTGACGTTGGGACATCTATTTTCTTTGATCCCGGACCCCGTGGAAAGAGTCTTATGACTGGTTCACCTGAAGAACGACAAGCACTTCGCCATTTCTTGAAGATGAGCGATGTTCTTCTTCTAACATCCGATGAG GCTGAGTCATTGACTGGCATAGGAAACCCAATACTAGCAGGGAAAGAATTGCTTAAAAACGGGATACGCACGAAATGGGTGATTGTTAAGATGGGTTCAAAGGGCTCAATTCTAGTCACCATGTCCAGTATATCCTGTGCACTTGCATTCAAG GTGAATGTCATTGACACTGTTGGATGTGGAGATAGTTTTGTAGCTGCTATTGCATTTGGTTATATCCATAATATGCCCTTGGTACATACATTGGCGATCGCAAACGCGGTAGGTGCTGCAACTGCCATGGGCTGTGGTGCTGGTCGTAATGTGGCTACCTTGGATAAAGTAACTGAACTCATGAGAGCATCAGACATCAATGAGGATGATGAATTCTGGAGTGAACTGGTAAAAGATTTGAACACTGAGGAAATCACGTTTCTGTCAAAAATGGTCATAAATGGAAGGAACAGTCAAGTAAACCACATCGCTCTACAAAAAGTGGTTTCTGAACTGCTGCCTAAGCTTGAAAATAGTTGGCTAGAGGGAAAAGTGGCTTCTTGA
- the LOC18096137 gene encoding uncharacterized protein LOC18096137: protein MESNDLMIEHNRDLMLRPNEYLKPGNSVDSVLDQCLGDIDDYSLNVQDLGSSHIDDHRLAVNQSNQYNMVLRHGDVQNYEENGLDFDSDVKLDADQGHNDVDDQENQLTPISQGRRLGLMEKHELAIQKHCVSHENSSSDVKQNQETSHVIDTPVIQSRVHDPVPNHQLTVGQQFPDVHSCRRALRDAAIASHFEMKTIKSDKTRFVAKCASEGCPWRIHAAKLPDVPTFTIRTLPNEHTCDGITHLGHQQASVQWIADSIERSLKENPHYKPKEILEEIHQVHGISLSYKQAWRAKERIMAAVNESFEEEFHLLPWYCHQIGRTNPGSIAVVYGNSVDRSFERLFVSFKASIYGFLNACCPLIALDEMLLKGKYHGTLLLATGFDGEGAVFPLAFAVVDDESKVEWMWFLSELHNLLEANIVNMPKLTILSDRQKSIIDGIEVHFPSAFHGLCVHHLIDNFSKEFNNTILANLLWEAAFALTAIEFEQKITLIEELSEDAAHWIRRIDPHLWASAYFEGKRLGHLTADIVESLGSLILEASGLPIIQMMECIRRQLMMWFNERRETSSQWTSILVPPAERQVSVAIEHAHSHQVLKVDDAEFEVISAEGSHIVNICSRNCSCRRWQLCGLPCAHAVAALLSCRQNVSRFAESCFTVTNYRKAYSQTIHPIPDKALWRELSVGLDDAGNNSVELVIKPPKSLQPPAAKPRKKRVCTEVSGHMKQTVHCSRCHQTGHFRTTCTVPL, encoded by the coding sequence ATGGAGAGCAATGATTTGATGATTGAGCATAATCGGGATTTAATGCTGAGGCCCAATGAGTATTTGAAACCGGGGAATAGTGTCGATTCAGTTTTGGATCAATGTTTGGGAGACATTGATGATTATAGTTTGAATGTTCAGGACTTGGGTTCGAGTCATATTGATGATCACAGACTAGCTGTTAATCAGAGCAATCAATACAACATGGTTCTGCGTCATGGAGATGTTCAGAATTATGAAGAGAATGGGTTGGATTTTGATAGTGATGTGAAGCTGGATGCTGATCAAGGACATAACGATGTTGATGACCAAGAAAATCAGTTGACCCCTATCTCTCAGGGAAGAAGGTTAGGTTTAATGGAAAAACATGAATTGGCTATTCAAAAACACTGTGTTTCTCACGAAAATTCAAGTTCAGATGTGAAACAAAATCAGGAGACGAGCCATGTAATTGATACTCCTGTTATTCAGTCTCGTGTCCATGATCCTGTTCCCAATCATCAGCTGACTGTTGGCCAACAGTTCCCTGATGTGCACAGCTGTCGGAGAGCACTCAGAGATGCAGCCATTGCTAGTCACTTTGAGATGAAGACAATTAAATCTGACAAGACTCGTTTCGTGGCTAAATGTGCTAGTGAGGGATGCCCTTGGCGAATTCATGCTGCAAAGCTTCCAGATGTTCCTACATTCACAATTAGGACCTTGCCTAATGAACATACTTGTGATGGAATTACACATCTTGGTCACCAACAAGCCTCGGTCCAGTGGATTGCAGACTCCATTGAAAGGAGCCTCAAGGAAAACCCTCATTACAAACCGAAGGAGATACTGGAAGAAATTCATCAGGTTCATGGTATCTCATTATCATACAAGCAAGCCTGGAGAGCAAAGGAGCGGATCATGGCTGCTGTTAACGAGTCATTTGAGGAAGAATTCCACCTCCTCCCATGGTATTGTCATCAGATTGGAAGGACAAACCCAGGAAGTATAGCTGTGGTTTATGGGAATTCTGTTGATAGAAGTTTTGAACGCCTATTTGTTTCATTCAAAGCTTCAATTTATGGATTTTTGAATGCTTGTTGTCCTCTTATCGCTCTTGATGAAATGCTTTTGAAAGGCAAGTACCATGGAACCTTGCTTTTGGCCACTGGTTTTGATGGAGAGGGTGCTGTATTTCCTTTGGCATTTGCCGTGGTTGATGATGAAAGCAAAGTTGAGTGGATGTGGTTCCTCTCAGAGCTGCATAACTTGCTTGAAGCTAACATAGTAAACATGCCAAAGCTTACAATTCTATCAGATAGACAGAAAAGCATCATAGATGGAATAGAAGTACACTTCCCAAGTGCTTTTCATGGATTATGCGTTCATCATCTCATCGACAATTTCAGCAAGGAGTTCAACAATACCATACTAGCCAACCTTCTCTGGGAAGCTGCTTTTGCTCTCACTGCAATTGAATTTGAACAGAAAATCACACTGATTGAAGAACTGTCAGAGGATGCAGCTCATTGGATTAGAAGAATTGACCCTCACCTGTGGGCGTCAGCATATTTTGAGGGAAAAAGACTTGGACATCTAACAGCTGACATAGTTGAATCATTAGGTTCTTTGATACTGGAAGCATCTGGACTTCCAATAATTCAAATGATGGAGTGTATCCGTAGACAGCTGATGATGTGGTTCAATGAGCGTCGTGAAACTAGTTCGCAGTGGACAAGCATACTTGTTCCTCCTGCTGAGAGGCAAGTGTCTGTGGCTATTGAGCACGCACACAGTCATCAGGTTCTCAAAGTAGATGATGCTGAATTTGAAGTTATTTCTGCTGAAGGTTCTCATATAGTAAATATCTGTAGCCGCAACTGTTCATGCCGAAGATGGCAGCTATGTGGGCTGCCCTGTGCTCATGCTGTGGCAGCTCTTCTCTCTTGCAGGCAGAATGTTTCTCGGTTTGCTGAAAGCTGTTTCACTGTGACAAATTATCGCAAGGCATATTCACAAACCATACACCCAATACCAGATAAAGCCCTTTGGAGGGAACTATCAGTAGGATTAGACGATGCAGGCAACAATTCTGTCGAACTCGTTATAAAACCTCCAAAGTCTCTTCAACCACCAGCAGCTAAACCAAGAAAAAAGCGAGTTTGTACAGAAGTTTCGGGGCACATGAAACAGACTGTGCATTGCAGCCGCTGCCATCAGACTGGACATTTTAGAACAACATGTACTGTCCCTCTATAG